Part of the Campylobacter concisus genome, GCTGCAACTACATGGGCTACCTCGTGAAGTGAGCCACCAATAAAAAAGCCGGTTTGTTGCGGCGTGAGAGCTAGAAATTTAGCGATAAATGGATAGATAAACATGCCAATCGTCCCAAAGAGCACAACCGTGCAAATGGCGATAGCAAGCTTGTTTGCGTCTGCTTTTATCTCATTTTGAGTAGCCATAACAGCAGCTGCGCCGCATATACTTGTCCCTGAGCCAATGAGCACGGCGCTATCCTTGCTAAGCCCCAAAGCTTTGGCTACAAAAAGCGCAAAGCAAAAGGTCGCAAAGACCATAAAAGCTACGTATATCACGCCTATAGTGCCAACACTTGCGATCTCACTAAGGCTTATATTGAAGCCAAAAAGTATGATGCCTAGCCTTAAAATTTGCTTCCCAGCGATCGCTACGACGCCACTACTTTTTAAAATTTGAGTTTGTTTTGTAAAAAGATTTGCAAAAATGGCACCTAAAATGATAGAGATGATGAGCGGGCTGGTGTGAAATTTAGCTAAAATCGTGTTTGAGAGCGTAAAAGAAACGGTACAAATCAGCGCCAGAACAAGCACAGCAAGAAATTTATGAGACATATTTTAACCTTAATCTATTTTTTAAAAATGCAATTAGCACGTTTGGGTATAATTAGACGAATTTTATAATGCAAATTTAAAATAAAGATAAAGGGATAGGACTATGATCATCCTTGGCGAAAAATATGCTTTTACCAGCTTAGAACTAGAAAAGCTTAGAAAGAAATTTGGTCAAGTAAATTTTTTATCCCATGAAAATAGCGACGCAAAAGCCTTGCGAAGCGCACTAGAAAATCTCATAAAATCAGGCGATCAAAGGCTGATCGTGCTAAATACCGCAAAGCCAGTTGATGGCAAACTGGTGAGATTTCTCACGCTTTTGCAGTTTAAAACGAAGTATAAAAAGATAAAATTTCTAAACGTAGAGAATTTTTTAGAAATTTATCTGCACAAATGTTATATCCCAGAAAATGGTGAAAATCTTAATTTTTTAGATGAAATAAGGCCTTATGGTGCTTTTGCTTACGCACTCAAGCGAATGATCGATTATGCTGGCTGCTTAATACTTTTCATCTTGCTTTTTGGTCTAAAATTTTATGTAAAAAAAAAGATAGACGAGCAATCGCCTGGAAGCCTTTACTTTTTACAAAGTAGAGTTGGGCTGGACAACAAGGAATTTGAGTGCATAAAATTTCGCTCGATGATGGAAGATGCCGAGAAAGATGGGGCAAAATTTGCTAGCGAAAATGATGAGAGAGTGTTTGAGTTTGGCGAATTTATGCGAAAAACTCGTATAGACGAGGTGCCGCAGTGTATAAATGTCTTTCGAGGGCAAATGCATCTGATAGGTCCAAGGCCTGAGCGAAGACACTGGATAAATTTCTTTGAAAAAGAGATCCCTTACTACAATGAACGCCACATCGTTCGCCCTGGTATCACCGGCTGGGCACAGGTAAACTACCCTTATGGCTCAAATACACACGACGCCAAACAAAAACTAATGTATGATCTTTACTACATCAAACACTGGTCGCTTTGGCTGGAGATAAAGATCATAGTAAAAACCATTGCGATTATATTTGAGAAAAAAGGCATTTAACTTCTCAAAAATATCATAAGTTTGAGATATTTTTAAATAAACCTTTTTTCGAATTTAATTTTGTTGCTTTTAGCCAAAATGAATGCAAATTCTACATCCTATCTTTAGCTGTAATTCCCATTATATTAAATGCTGTTT contains:
- a CDS encoding YeiH family protein, which encodes MSHKFLAVLVLALICTVSFTLSNTILAKFHTSPLIISIILGAIFANLFTKQTQILKSSGVVAIAGKQILRLGIILFGFNISLSEIASVGTIGVIYVAFMVFATFCFALFVAKALGLSKDSAVLIGSGTSICGAAAVMATQNEIKADANKLAIAICTVVLFGTIGMFIYPFIAKFLALTPQQTGFFIGGSLHEVAHVVAASAAFDSAASSTAVIIKMLRVIMLVPFLFLLNFLNLSQNSGGSKLKSIPWFALFFLVAICVRSLPFFPENLVQILKLAASICLCVAMCALGFGIDRSIFKATGKKPFLLAFFIFLWLICSSLVFVKTLC
- a CDS encoding sugar transferase, which translates into the protein MIILGEKYAFTSLELEKLRKKFGQVNFLSHENSDAKALRSALENLIKSGDQRLIVLNTAKPVDGKLVRFLTLLQFKTKYKKIKFLNVENFLEIYLHKCYIPENGENLNFLDEIRPYGAFAYALKRMIDYAGCLILFILLFGLKFYVKKKIDEQSPGSLYFLQSRVGLDNKEFECIKFRSMMEDAEKDGAKFASENDERVFEFGEFMRKTRIDEVPQCINVFRGQMHLIGPRPERRHWINFFEKEIPYYNERHIVRPGITGWAQVNYPYGSNTHDAKQKLMYDLYYIKHWSLWLEIKIIVKTIAIIFEKKGI